The Candidatus Phytoplasma asteris DNA segment CTCTAGTTTTGAGGCGTAACCCTGCATCTAAGTTGGATAAGGGCTCATCTAAAAGCAAAACTTGAGGTTCTTTTACTAAGGCTCTTGCAATTGCTACGCGTTGTTGTTGTCCGCCTGAAAGTTGCTGAGGTTTTTTGTCTAAATGATCGGCAATTCCCACTAACTTGGCAATTTCTTCTACTTTTTGCACAATAATGTCGCGCGCAAATTTTAGATTTTCCAGTGGAAAGGAAATATTTTGTCTAACTGTCATATGAGGATATAGAGCATAATTTTGGAAAACTAAACCAATACCTCTTTTTTCAATAGGCAGGTTAGTGACATCTTTGTCGCCAAAAAATATTTTTCCAGCCGAAATAGGATGAAGCCCTGCAATCATGTAAAGAGTAGTCGATTTGCCACAACCCGAAGGACCTAAAAGACTTACCAATTTTCCTTTAGGAATGTTGATGTCAATTTTTTTTACAGCATAAGTTTCTTTTTTAGTTTGTTTATCGATGAAAATTTTAGAAACTTGTTCTAATTTTATACCCATTTTTTTGTATTCCTTATTTTTAGCTTTTTGGCTTTTAATTTTGTGTTTGTGTTTGTGATTTTGGTTTGGTTTGATTTGGTTTTGGTTTTATTATTTTGATTTTATTATTTTTAACTTTTTTTATTGTTTTTGGTTTTTTGATTTTTGGTTTTTATCTTTTAGATGAATTTAATCATTTTTTAATTATTGGTGATTTTTTTATTTTTGGACTTTTGGTTGCTTTTTTGAATTTTATAAAATTTTATAAATGTTTAAAAAAATATTGACAATTAATAGTTAAAAAATATTAAATATGATTTTGTAATTTTTTTGTTTTTAAAAATAAGTAAAAACGAAATTCCCAACAAAAAATAAAAAAATGTTTTAGAAAAACATTTTAGAGTTAAAAAATATTTAAGAAAAGGTTAAAAAGTTTTAAAGTTCTTGTAAATTGATAAATAAAAAACGATACTATTAATTAAACTTAAAAAACTAAATTATGATAAGTTCTTGGAAAAGCAATTACATCACGAATATTATCTAATCCTGTTAAAAAAATTAGTAGTCTTTCAAATCCTAAGCCAAAACCTGAATGAATGCATCCCCCAAAACGGCGTAAATCTAAATACCATTCCAAATCTTTTTGAGGAATTTTCATTTGGTTCATTTTTTCAATTAAAACTGATAAATTTTCTTCTCTTTGCGATCCGCCAATTAATTCTCCAACACGAGGAACTAAAAGATCCATCGCAGCTACTGTTTTTTGATCGGGATTATTTTTCATATAAAAAGCTTTAATTTCTTTGGGCCAATCAACAATAAAAACTGGTTTTTTAAAATGTGTTTCGGTTAAATATTTTTCGTGTTCGGTTGCTAAATCAGCGCCATAAAAAAGGGGGTTTTCAAATTTGGTGTTGCTTTTTTGCAAAATTTCTAAAGCTTGTTCGTATTTTACTGTCAAAAATTCTTTTTCCTCAGCGATGTTTTTTAATTCTTCAATTAAACCGTTTTTTTCTGTCTTATCCAAAAATTCTATATCTTGATAATTTTGTTCTAAACATTTAGCAATAACAAATTGTAACATTTCTTGGGCGACTTTTAAATTTTGAGATAAATTGCAAAAAGCCATTTCAGGTTCTAACATCCAAAATTCAGCAGCATGTCTTGGAGTATTTGATTTTTCAGCTCTAAAAGTAGGACCAAAAGTATAGACTTTATTCAAACCCAAAGCCATCGCTTCTGCTTCTAGTTGACCTGTTACTGTTAAAAAAACTTTTTTGCCAAAAAAATCTTTTTGATAATCAATTTCATTTTTGCTGGTAGTCTCATCGGCAAGTTTGAAAGCGTTTGGAATGTTTTTTGTTTGTGGCAAAGCTTCTAAATTAAGGGTTGTAAGTTGAAATAATTCACCCGCGCCTTCGCCATCATTAGCAGTGATAATGGGGGTGTTGATGTGAAAAAAACCTTTTTTTTGAAAAAAACTGTGCAGGGCAAAAAAAGCGGTATTTCTAATGCGAAAAACTGCTCCAAAAAGTTTGGTGCGCACTCTTAGATGAGATATTTGTCTCAAAAAAGCCTTAGAATGTTTTTTGGGTTGAAGCGGATAAGAAAAATCACTTGCGCCTAAAAGAGAAACATTTTGGGCACTAATTTCAAAAGGCGTTTGGGGATTGTTGGTTGATTTTAGAATGCCTTCCACTTGCAAAGAAGCCCCAATTTGCAACATTTCTTTTAATTTTTCTAAATTAATGTTATTTGGAGATTCGTTGTTGGTGTTGACTTTTTGGTTTTCATGAAATTCGGTAATTTCGGCGGCGATTTCGATGTTTTTGGTTTTGGTTTCTTTACAAATAATTTGTAAATTTTCCAGAAAAGTACCATCATTTAAATCGATAAAAATTAATTTTTTTTGATAACGACAATTTCTAACCCAACCATTTAATACTATTTTTTTTTGATAAAATAACTCTGGTTTTTGGAAAATATCTTTGATAGAAATTTTCATTGTAATTTACTAATCCTTTGTTTTTATGTAATGTTGTAATATTTTGTTGTAAATAAAAAAGTGAAATGAAACGAATATGAATTAAAAAAATGTAAATGGAAATAGAAAAAAAAGGGGGGGATTAAAATAAGAATAAAAATAAATTTAAATAAAAAGAATCGGAGGAAAAAATAATAGCGAAGCAAAAAAGAAAAAAAGAGAGGCAAAAAGTATTAGAATTAGTAATATGAAAAATAATTTTTTTGTTTATTTTTTTAATTAAAATAGCGATATATAATAAAAACTTGAAAATTTTAAAAGTTTTAGGAAATTAATAGA contains these protein-coding regions:
- the asnS gene encoding asparagine--tRNA ligase; this encodes MKISIKDIFQKPELFYQKKIVLNGWVRNCRYQKKLIFIDLNDGTFLENLQIICKETKTKNIEIAAEITEFHENQKVNTNNESPNNINLEKLKEMLQIGASLQVEGILKSTNNPQTPFEISAQNVSLLGASDFSYPLQPKKHSKAFLRQISHLRVRTKLFGAVFRIRNTAFFALHSFFQKKGFFHINTPIITANDGEGAGELFQLTTLNLEALPQTKNIPNAFKLADETTSKNEIDYQKDFFGKKVFLTVTGQLEAEAMALGLNKVYTFGPTFRAEKSNTPRHAAEFWMLEPEMAFCNLSQNLKVAQEMLQFVIAKCLEQNYQDIEFLDKTEKNGLIEELKNIAEEKEFLTVKYEQALEILQKSNTKFENPLFYGADLATEHEKYLTETHFKKPVFIVDWPKEIKAFYMKNNPDQKTVAAMDLLVPRVGELIGGSQREENLSVLIEKMNQMKIPQKDLEWYLDLRRFGGCIHSGFGLGFERLLIFLTGLDNIRDVIAFPRTYHNLVF